The following proteins are encoded in a genomic region of Actinomadura sp. NAK00032:
- a CDS encoding DUF418 domain-containing protein translates to MGLAERSDKPLRITEVDVLRGFALFGITLVNTVGITGMPTSGSAGGLGSWVYETLLHQRFLPIFSFLFGLSFGLFLDAARERTRSPRLVMLARLGFLMPFGALHRLLQPREVLLTYAVVGIVVLLPASFLPGRRVILALGGVATALAAPTAGGSMLIPGLFLVGFGAARYGVEKPLSLPTSRIGVIVGITAALAVALNVHQVGTEADPSSWSATVAGLATAATYVAAVPLLMRSRLQRALCALAPVGRLALTGYVVATPLILAADHVLHIGTETNYAMALSVGAAVFAIETAFSLLWLRRARYGPLEWLWRCLTWWTVVPNSSRRG, encoded by the coding sequence GTGGGACTCGCAGAGCGGTCTGACAAGCCCCTGCGCATCACCGAGGTCGATGTTCTCCGCGGCTTCGCGCTGTTCGGCATCACCCTGGTGAACACCGTGGGGATCACGGGGATGCCGACGTCAGGCTCAGCCGGTGGGCTCGGCAGCTGGGTTTACGAGACCTTGCTGCACCAGAGGTTCCTCCCGATCTTCTCGTTCCTGTTCGGCCTGAGTTTCGGGCTGTTCCTGGACGCGGCCCGGGAGCGGACGCGAAGCCCGCGGCTGGTCATGCTGGCCAGGTTGGGGTTCCTGATGCCCTTCGGCGCGCTGCACCGGTTACTGCAACCCCGCGAGGTGCTGCTGACGTACGCCGTCGTCGGCATCGTCGTACTGCTGCCCGCGTCGTTTCTGCCGGGCCGGCGCGTCATCCTGGCCCTCGGCGGTGTCGCCACCGCGCTCGCCGCACCGACCGCCGGCGGCAGCATGCTGATTCCCGGGCTGTTCCTGGTGGGGTTCGGGGCGGCCAGATACGGCGTGGAGAAGCCGCTCAGCCTGCCGACGAGCCGGATCGGTGTCATCGTGGGCATCACCGCCGCCCTCGCCGTTGCCCTGAACGTCCACCAGGTCGGCACGGAGGCAGACCCCAGCTCATGGTCGGCGACGGTCGCGGGGCTGGCGACGGCCGCGACCTACGTTGCGGCCGTCCCGCTGCTGATGCGATCACGGCTTCAGCGAGCGCTGTGCGCGCTGGCGCCCGTCGGCCGACTGGCACTGACGGGTTACGTCGTCGCCACACCGCTGATCCTGGCGGCCGATCACGTGCTGCACATCGGGACGGAAACCAATTACGCAATGGCCCTCTCCGTCGGCGCCGCAGTCTTCGCCATCGAGACGGCGTTCAGCCTGCTGTGGCTACGCCGAGCCCGATACGGCCCTTTGGAATGGCTCTGGCGCTGCCTGACCTGGTGGACGGTCGTCCCCAACTCGTCACGCCGGGGCTAG
- a CDS encoding carbohydrate ABC transporter permease, producing MLLVPAAFFTLTSLVVPTVQTILRAFQRGGLPKANGGDLLPRGRFVGVDNYADLLGEAEFWKALAFTVSLAVIPLVVAVVVAPLLAAALDRAGTWPRRAGRVLMSVPLVVFSPVAFSAAWLVGMPDGGLETAFGELSDPGSSRVAVVAISGLTTFGAVCGLALLGYLAVLRDRGPARRVRPALAVGTIAALATFAVSLQTFSSVYTLTRGGPGRSTQTLSLFQFSVSFVSLSLGHGAALATVTGLILGVLGIAATLVAITTALRIDLVPADPTADPAGRPAGPGRVVVAAAALLAVLAVVLVGAWPWLSALFSSPGPRGAASPADARTYVNTWVPPLLGALVSVGAAYLGALGVGGLRPRGRRSEWLLLPFAPWLFVGIGPLSVAGFENVATLDLINSFGALIPPTLISVPALVVLTLFCRGRAAAWQARVAAGAPAAGGFLRVVAVPALPLAVLLGGATVLINAQDLLWPLLVATDRDNMTAPVVLVNELNQYSSAGVSFGFVTPLAVVVLALLVLAALQVTYLDRLAITIDRPAGIPAPDAAAPRPVPPWTGPAAPSAPAPPPAPAPRPEPDRPPD from the coding sequence GTGCTCCTGGTGCCGGCCGCGTTCTTCACGCTCACGTCCCTGGTCGTCCCCACCGTCCAGACGATCCTGCGCGCCTTTCAGCGGGGCGGGCTGCCGAAGGCGAACGGCGGGGACCTGCTGCCCCGGGGCAGGTTCGTCGGCGTCGACAACTATGCCGACCTGCTCGGCGAGGCCGAGTTCTGGAAGGCCCTGGCGTTCACCGTCTCGCTGGCCGTCATCCCGCTGGTGGTGGCCGTCGTCGTCGCCCCGCTCCTCGCGGCCGCCCTCGACCGTGCCGGGACGTGGCCGCGCCGCGCCGGCCGGGTGCTGATGTCGGTGCCGCTGGTGGTGTTCTCTCCCGTCGCCTTCTCCGCCGCGTGGCTGGTGGGCATGCCGGACGGGGGGCTGGAGACGGCGTTCGGCGAGCTGTCCGACCCCGGCTCGTCGCGGGTCGCGGTGGTGGCCATCAGCGGCCTGACGACGTTCGGCGCGGTGTGCGGGCTCGCGCTGCTCGGATATCTGGCGGTGCTGCGCGACCGCGGGCCCGCGCGGCGGGTGCGGCCGGCGCTCGCGGTCGGGACGATCGCCGCCCTGGCCACGTTCGCGGTGAGCCTGCAGACCTTCTCCTCCGTCTACACCCTGACCCGCGGCGGACCGGGCAGGTCGACGCAGACGCTGTCGCTCTTTCAGTTCAGCGTGTCGTTCGTGTCGCTCAGCCTCGGCCACGGCGCGGCCTTGGCCACGGTGACGGGGTTGATCCTCGGGGTCCTGGGCATCGCGGCCACACTCGTCGCGATCACCACCGCGCTGCGCATCGACCTCGTTCCGGCGGATCCCACGGCCGATCCGGCCGGGCGGCCGGCCGGCCCTGGTCGCGTCGTGGTCGCCGCGGCGGCGTTGCTCGCCGTCCTGGCCGTCGTGCTGGTCGGTGCGTGGCCCTGGCTGTCGGCGCTGTTCTCCTCGCCGGGCCCGCGCGGGGCCGCGTCCCCCGCCGACGCGAGGACGTATGTCAACACGTGGGTGCCGCCGCTGCTGGGCGCGCTGGTCTCGGTCGGCGCCGCGTACCTCGGCGCACTGGGCGTCGGCGGCTTGCGCCCGCGGGGCCGCAGGAGCGAATGGCTGCTGCTGCCGTTCGCGCCGTGGCTGTTCGTCGGCATCGGACCGCTGAGCGTCGCGGGGTTCGAGAACGTCGCCACCCTCGACCTGATCAACTCGTTCGGCGCTCTGATCCCGCCCACGCTGATCAGCGTCCCCGCGCTGGTGGTGCTGACGCTCTTCTGCCGCGGCCGGGCGGCCGCGTGGCAGGCGCGGGTGGCGGCCGGTGCCCCGGCGGCCGGCGGTTTCCTGCGCGTCGTCGCGGTGCCGGCGCTTCCGCTGGCCGTCCTCCTCGGCGGCGCGACGGTCCTGATCAACGCGCAGGACCTGCTCTGGCCACTGCTGGTCGCCACGGACCGCGACAACATGACGGCCCCTGTCGTGCTCGTCAACGAGCTGAACCAGTACTCCAGCGCCGGCGTCTCGTTCGGGTTCGTGACCCCGCTCGCCGTGGTCGTCCTCGCCCTGCTCGTCCTGGCCGCGCTGCAGGTCACGTACCTGGACCGCCTCGCGATCACCATCGACCGGCCGGCCGGGATCCCGGCCCCGGACGCTGCCGCGCCCCGTCCCGTACCACCGTGGACCGGCCCCGCGGCGCCGTCCGCCCCGGCACCACCGCCCGCCCCGGCACCCCGCCCCGAACCGGATCGCCCGCCGGACTGA
- a CDS encoding YbaB/EbfC family nucleoid-associated protein, producing MSTGNPELDRFISTAMEQARKATEVREQISEITGVGEASKGQVRVEVKSSGALRGITIDPRAMRMGSEALGEAILEAAENASKDIQEQISQLMEPVTAANPLLQKVMRGETPQMPEGLEDLPNRIGRSADPVKEVTEQLERVRKMFGA from the coding sequence ATGTCAACGGGAAACCCCGAACTCGACCGCTTCATCTCGACCGCGATGGAGCAGGCCCGCAAGGCGACCGAGGTCCGCGAGCAGATCAGCGAGATCACCGGCGTCGGGGAGGCGTCCAAGGGCCAGGTACGCGTCGAGGTCAAGTCGAGCGGCGCGCTGCGCGGCATCACGATCGACCCGCGCGCGATGCGCATGGGCTCCGAAGCCCTCGGCGAGGCGATCCTGGAAGCCGCGGAGAACGCGTCCAAGGACATCCAGGAGCAGATCTCCCAGCTGATGGAGCCGGTCACGGCCGCCAATCCGCTGCTCCAGAAGGTGATGCGCGGCGAGACCCCGCAGATGCCGGAGGGCCTGGAGGACCTTCCCAACCGGATCGGCCGGTCCGCCGACCCCGTCAAGGAGGTCACCGAGCAACTCGAACGCGTCCGCAAGATGTTCGGCGCCTGA
- a CDS encoding exonuclease — MPERELYISVDVEADGPIPGPYSMLSFGMAACGTFDGRAFTPLDPAASTFYAELKPISDDYVPDALAVSGLDRERLAAEARDPVEAMNAATAWVTEATAAANASPVLVAYPLGFDWMFLYWYWTRFADAGSPFGHSRHLDLKSLYAAKARAMVTRSTKRQMPPELLSGRPHTHNALDDAIEQAELFQNLTHWPGRAQP, encoded by the coding sequence ATGCCCGAGCGTGAGCTGTACATCTCGGTCGACGTCGAGGCCGACGGGCCGATCCCGGGGCCGTACTCCATGCTGAGCTTCGGCATGGCGGCGTGCGGCACCTTCGACGGACGCGCCTTCACGCCGCTCGACCCGGCCGCGTCCACGTTCTACGCGGAACTGAAGCCCATCAGCGACGACTACGTCCCGGACGCACTCGCGGTCAGCGGCCTGGACCGCGAGCGCCTCGCCGCCGAGGCCCGCGACCCGGTCGAGGCGATGAACGCGGCCACCGCCTGGGTGACCGAGGCGACCGCGGCGGCGAACGCCTCACCGGTCCTGGTCGCCTACCCGCTCGGCTTCGACTGGATGTTCCTGTACTGGTACTGGACACGCTTCGCCGACGCCGGCTCCCCGTTCGGCCACTCACGGCACCTGGACCTCAAGAGCCTGTACGCCGCCAAGGCCCGCGCCATGGTCACCCGCTCGACCAAGCGGCAGATGCCACCCGAACTGCTCTCCGGCCGGCCGCACACCCACAACGCTCTGGACGACGCGATAGAACAGGCCGAACTCTTCCAGAACCTCACCCACTGGCCCGGCCGCGCCCAGCCGTGA
- a CDS encoding SRPBCC domain-containing protein: MGTAGFDYAITRTLDAPVEKVWKAWTDSDVYGEWASAEDVSLDVRPGGAWSSVMVIPGGTRVPLTGVYTEVVPNERLVMGMDVPGGGEQVLMTMELAADGDRTKITLSQTFDGAEERDQAEQGSNMLLDGLTAYLAGA, encoded by the coding sequence ATGGGTACCGCCGGTTTCGACTACGCCATCACCCGCACGCTGGACGCCCCGGTCGAGAAGGTCTGGAAGGCCTGGACCGACTCCGACGTCTACGGCGAGTGGGCCAGCGCGGAGGACGTCTCCCTGGACGTGCGGCCGGGCGGCGCCTGGAGCTCGGTCATGGTCATCCCGGGCGGCACCCGCGTCCCGCTGACGGGCGTCTACACCGAGGTCGTGCCGAACGAGCGCCTGGTCATGGGGATGGACGTCCCCGGCGGCGGCGAGCAGGTCCTGATGACGATGGAGCTGGCCGCCGACGGCGACCGCACCAAGATCACCCTGTCCCAGACGTTCGACGGCGCCGAGGAGCGCGACCAGGCCGAGCAGGGCAGCAACATGCTGCTCGACGGCCTGACCGCGTACCTGGCCGGGGCGTGA
- a CDS encoding salicylate synthase — protein sequence MSIGLRADANPTELVLECTAEPLAVMARLAGSGLFGDYVVYERPGSWTFAGGVLGEVVLDAGTVHVRWPGRPPSTGPWSGRPADALRDTFADAPLTAWNAYGWIAFEFAAARPTGRLAHLIVPRTEVRVEDGRARVTGADVQRVAALLAAAAPVAGTPSPVDVRVGGDAYRAKVAAAVAEIRAGRYQKVIVSRRLDVPHPVDVIATYARGREANTPARSFLLDLGGFQATGFSPEVLATVDAAGRVMTQPLAGTRAFGAGAENDARTRRELENDPKEIFEHAVSVRTSLEELRRVCDPATVQVTDFMTVKERGSVQHLGSRAAGVLAPGRSPWDALEALFPGVTASGIPKPAAIEAITRLEDRRGMYSGAVVAVSHDGSLDSALVLRALYCEDGRAWLRAGAGIVSASTPEREYEETCEKLSSIAPYVVRR from the coding sequence TTGTCCATCGGTCTGCGCGCTGATGCGAACCCCACGGAGCTCGTGCTGGAATGCACCGCCGAGCCGCTTGCCGTCATGGCCCGGCTGGCCGGGTCCGGCCTCTTCGGCGACTACGTGGTGTACGAGCGGCCCGGCTCGTGGACGTTCGCGGGCGGCGTGCTCGGCGAGGTCGTCCTCGACGCCGGCACCGTGCACGTCCGCTGGCCGGGGCGCCCGCCGTCCACCGGGCCCTGGTCGGGCCGCCCCGCCGACGCGCTCCGCGACACCTTCGCCGACGCGCCGCTGACCGCCTGGAACGCCTACGGCTGGATCGCGTTCGAGTTCGCCGCGGCCCGTCCCACCGGGCGGCTCGCGCACCTGATCGTCCCGCGCACCGAGGTCCGGGTCGAGGACGGCCGCGCCCGCGTGACCGGCGCCGACGTCCAGCGGGTCGCCGCGCTGCTCGCCGCCGCCGCGCCGGTCGCCGGGACCCCCTCCCCCGTCGACGTCCGCGTCGGCGGCGACGCCTACCGCGCCAAGGTCGCCGCGGCCGTCGCCGAGATCCGCGCGGGCCGCTACCAGAAGGTCATCGTCTCCCGGCGGCTGGACGTCCCGCACCCCGTCGACGTCATCGCGACGTACGCGCGCGGCCGCGAGGCCAACACCCCGGCCCGCTCGTTCCTGCTCGACCTCGGCGGCTTCCAGGCCACCGGGTTCAGCCCCGAGGTCCTCGCGACCGTGGACGCCGCCGGCCGCGTCATGACCCAGCCCCTCGCCGGCACCCGCGCGTTCGGCGCCGGCGCCGAGAACGACGCCCGCACCCGCCGCGAGCTGGAGAACGACCCGAAGGAGATCTTCGAGCACGCCGTCTCCGTCCGGACGTCGCTGGAGGAGCTGCGCCGCGTGTGCGATCCCGCCACCGTCCAGGTGACCGACTTCATGACGGTGAAGGAGCGCGGCAGCGTCCAGCACCTCGGCTCCCGCGCGGCGGGCGTCCTCGCGCCCGGCCGCTCCCCGTGGGACGCCCTGGAGGCCCTCTTCCCCGGTGTCACCGCGTCCGGCATCCCGAAGCCCGCGGCGATCGAGGCGATCACCCGGCTCGAGGACCGCCGGGGCATGTACTCCGGCGCCGTCGTCGCCGTCTCCCACGACGGCTCCCTCGACTCGGCGCTCGTCCTGCGCGCGCTCTACTGCGAGGACGGCCGCGCCTGGCTGCGCGCCGGCGCCGGGATCGTCAGCGCGTCCACCCCCGAGCGCGAGTACGAGGAGACCTGCGAGAAGCTCTCCAGCATCGCCCCCTACGTCGTCCGCCGCTGA